From Mobula birostris isolate sMobBir1 chromosome 8, sMobBir1.hap1, whole genome shotgun sequence, the proteins below share one genomic window:
- the fam98a gene encoding uncharacterized protein fam98a isoform X2 — protein MKKALGPLHWEKLETINQILVNEYEVRRKMLLKRMDVTIQSFGWSDRAKSQVEKLAKVYQPKRATLSPKSTISVAHLLAAREDLSKILRTSSGIIREKTACAVNKVLMGRVPDRGGRPNEIEAPPPEMPPWQKRPDNVQSGGGRGGGRGGYDQGSYGGGGRGGYDQGSYGGGGRGGYDQGSYGRGGYDQGSYGGGGRGGYDQGSYGGGGGRGGYDQGSYGGGGRGGYDQGSYGGGGRGGYDQGGRSGGRGGYDRTEQGGRGGGRGKIQGGWSDGGGHQDSGYHGGPSGYRGGGYQAGGSSYQGGGYQGGGYQGHQDNRYQDGGHDQGGGRAGGRGGRGRGGRGGRGGQGGGWSSRGGQSYNQGGQFEQYFQQGGQQYNTAGYYQGRQYSS, from the exons ATGAAAAAAGCACTTGGCCCACTTCACTGG GAAAAACTAGAAACCATCAATCAAATCCTTGTTAATGAATATGAAGTGCGACGAAAGATGTTGCTGAAACGTATGGATGTAACCATTCAGTCGTTTGGGTGGTCTGACCGAGCTAAG AGCCAGGTTGAAAAATTGGCCAAAGTTTATCAGCCCAAGCGTGCAACCCTGAGTCCAAAAAGCACTATTTCTGTTGCACATCTACTAGCTGCTCGAGAGGACTTGTCCAAGATTTTGCGAACCAGCAGTGGCATCATCCGAGAGAAGACTGCATGTGCTGTCAATAAG GTGCTTATGGGAAGAGTGCCAGACAGAGGAGGCAGGCCAAACGAAATTGAGGCTCCGCCACCAGAGATGCCACCGTGGCAGAAGAGACCAGACAATGTCCAGTCTGGTGGTGGACGAGGAGGCGGAAGAGGCGGATATGATCAAGGCTCCTATGGAGGAGGTGGAAGAGGTGGATATGATCAAGGCTCCTATGGAGGAGGTGGAAGAGGTGGATATGATCAGGGCTCCTACGGAAGAGGCGGATATGATCAAGGATCCtatggaggagggggaagaggcggATATGATCAAGGATCctatggaggaggaggaggaagaggtggATACGATCAAGGATCCtatggaggaggaggaagaggtggATACGATCAAGGGTCCTACGGAGGAGGTGGAAGAGGCGGATATGATCAAGGCGGCAGAAGTGGGGGCCGTGGTGGCTATGATAGGACAGAACAAGGAGGACGTGGAGGAGGCAGAGGAAAAATTCAAGGCGGATGGTCAGATGGAGGTGGTCATCAAGATTCGGGCTACCATGGGGGGCCCAGTGGCTACCGAGGTGGTGGCTACCAAGCAGGTGGTAGCAGCTATCAAGGGGGTGGCTATCAAGGAGGTGGTTACCAAGGACATCAAGACAACAGGTATCAGGATGGTGGCCATGATCAGGGAGGAGGACGAGCTGGAGGACGAGGAGGCCGCGGCCGTGGGGGTCGTGGAGGGCGTGGGGGTCAGGGTGGTGGGTGGAGCAGCAGAGGTGGACAAAGCTACAACCAGGGAGGACAGTTTGAGCAATATTTCCAGCAAGGAGGCCAACAATATAATACAGCTGGTTACTATCAAGGTAGGCAGTATTCCAGCTGA